From the Synechococcus sp. KORDI-49 genome, the window TGGCGATCGAGCCCGACGACCAACTCAACCTCTGAGCTGCGGATCCGTCGGGACCACGCCGAGCTTCAGCAGACGCTGATCGATTGAGCTCAGAAACGCCCAGTTCGCATCACTGGGTGCCCAAGTGTCTGTGTTGAGCTGTGAGCAGAGCTCATCGGAGCGTTGGGGGCTGAAGGCAATCGGAGCGCTGTAGTGCGCTGGCACAAGCCACCGCATCCCATCGAGTCTCCCGATCTGCTGAAGCCATTGCAGGAAGGTCTCCAAGGCGCGCGGCAGCACGAGTCGTTCCACCACGGGCGCCACCTGAAGGAGAGGTTGATGGTCTCCGATCAGCCCCATGGCCGCGTCCTGCCAGCCCTGCCGCCATCGGAATGGATAGAGGCCGAAGTGAGCGCGGGCAGTCCGTAAACCAGGCCGGAAGGCATGGCGGAGCAGCTCGGAAATCGGGGGAACCTCGAGCGGCTCCGGCCGCAGATAGGAAGCGAACAGCACCAAACGGGCCCAGCCCCGCCGCCGCGCCTCGGGCGTATCGAGGAGCGGCTCGTCACCCCGTTCCCTGGCGTGGAACAGCAACGGCGTTGGATCGAGATCAAACAGAGCCGGTGGCTCAGCCGAAATGCCAACCAACGCATCGGTCACCATCAAGGCACCGGAAGGGCGGTGAAAACAGCTGATCTCTTGAAAGCGACCAACACCAAGATCGAGCGGTCCAAGCGTGATCCACTCACACACGTCGCCATGGGGGACGCCATCGTCGAGCAACACCTTGGTGCGGTGTGCTGGAACGCCCAACCAGGACAAGGGCAACTGCACCGGGAAACTCCATTGACCGGGGCACACCCAAATTTCCGCATCCGGGAAGGCGCGGGCCAGGGGGCCGAGGGGCAGCTTGTGCTCCAGGCCGGAGGCGGTGGGGAGCACGATCGTGCGCACCGGGCCGTGCTGCTGTTCAAGGCCAGCAATGGCCTGACGAAGCTCACCGGTGGGCGGCAGTGGATTCACCAACATCAGCCCGCCGGGCACCTTGGCCACGGTGAGCCGCACCGGCACGGCCACGTAATACACCCCCTGCAGCTGCTCCAGGCTCCAGAGCTGGCCAGGGATCAGCTCACTGAACACCGTGCGACGGCGGCCAAAGGGATAAAGCGGCAGCAGCGGCCACCACGGCCAGCGTTGGCTGGCTGCTTGAGAACCGCTTGCAGCCAACCCATCAACGCAGGTTCAAAGATTCTGCACAGGAGTGGCGCGATGCGGAGAACGCAGATGCCGACAGAATGATTCCAACCATTCCGGACGCTTGACCCTGAGGCCGCTGCGCAACCTTGTGATCCATCTGCTGGCTTGCCTTGCGATCGTGGGTCTTGGGGCGGCAGACGTGTCTGCCTGTATCGAAGGTCTTGAGTGGGGCATGACGCTGGATCAAGTCACAGCACACCTCGGCGAAATCCGTCAGGCAGGCCCCGATCAACCGCAGAAGTATCAGGCGCTGAACGCACGCCTCGATGAAATCCCAGTGGTCCAGTCAACGTTTGAACTGAGTCCCGGCACCGGCTTGAGGTCGTTGGCCTACGAGTTTGAGGTGAGCGATATGACCGAAGTGCTGGCAGGCCTTCGTCATCGCTATGGGCAGCCGTTGAGCATGAGCATCGACGATCGCCAGGTCAACCAACAGTTGTGGGTCTGGAATACCGGTGACGATCTGATCACAGCCGTGAACAGCACCTCCATGGGACGCCATCAATTCCTCATCTCCTACCGACCCAGTCGACTTCGACCCAACAATCTCTGAATCCCTTTCACGCAAAAAACCGCGCGTTGCTAGACGACGACCCGCGAGTCCGTAGCCCGAACCTTGACCATGCGCCCGGTGACGCTCTGCGCATCGCGGTGGACAGGGGGCCATCCCAACCACCAGAATGAGAACGATTCCCACTAGAGAAGGGCTGTCGTCCCCCCACCCGACGGCGGATGCTGGAGACCATGAGCACAACCTGGTTGATCTCAGGTCCGCCGGGGTGCGGGAAAACCACCTGGATCCTCAACACACTGCGCGAGCATCCGGGTCCCTGCGGATACCTGCGTCTGAAGGGCACGAGCCAAGAAGGCCTCGAGCAGGGTTGTGATGCCGGCATCGACCGGACCTGGCTGCAGGACCAGATCCCATCGCTTGAGGACCTCTCGACTCCACAGCCCAGCCCCGCTGCGGCTGATCGGATCAACCTGATTGAGCTGCAGCAATTCCAGGCCCCGCCGGAGGGAGCCCCCGAGGCCATCGACCCAGCCATCCGATCGCAACTGGACACCCTCCAGCTGAGACCGGACCGATGCCTCCATTTCGGCCGTGATCCGGAGTTACCCGGCCAGGACACGCTGGCGTTCAACAGGCTGGAGGCCTGGAGCCTCAGCCTCCACAACAGTGTCTGGGACCCCAACAGCCTCAGCAGCTTCTGGTTCGAGCTGGTGAATGGTGCCTATGGCGACGTCTACCGCGCCAAGGCATTGATGAATCTCCCCGACGGCCGTGCCTTCTTCTGCAACTGGATGGTGAGTCAACAGGGCTCGCAGTTTCTGCCCCTGGAGAGGGTGGAGCCACCCCATGGCCGACCCAAACGCTCGTCGGAGCTGGTGGTGCAGGGCAAAGCTCTCAATGGCATCGGCATCCAGACCACCATCGACGATTGCCTGATCAGTGATGACGTGCTGGAAATGCATCAGGCCCCGATGCGCGACCAGCAACCCGAGACCACCCTCACCCGATGACGCCCATGGCCCACGCCGTGATCTCATGCCTCCACGCCAACCTGGCAGCCGTTGAGGCTGTGCTGGAGGACATCGATCGGCAGGGAATTGAAACGATCACCTGCCTTGGAGATCTGGTGGGTTACGGCCCCCAACCGAATGAAGTGGTGCAGCTCGTGAGGGAACGCGCCATCCCCACCTGCCAGGGCTGCTGGGATGAAGACATCATCGATGGCCTTAATGCCTGCGAATGCAGCTACCCCTCGCAACTGGCGGAACGGCGAGGCCACCGGGCGCATCACTGGACCGCTGAACAGATGACGGACGAGAACAAAGCCTTCCTGGCCAGCCTTCCGATGACCCTGAGGCGCGACCGGCTGCTGTTCGTTCACGGCAGCCCGAACAGTCAGCACGAATATCTGCTGCCAGACATGAGTGCTTTTGCGGCGCTGGAGCGGGTCGAAACCGCCGGAGCGGACACGCTGTTCTGCGGCCATACCCACCAGCCCTATGTGCGCGAACTGAGTGGTGGATCGATCCGGGTGACCGTGGAACAGGCCGGCAGCGAGGGGGCCACGGAACAGGAACTGACCCTGCCGATGCGCCGCATCGTCAACGCGGGATCCGTGGGTGAGCCCCGCCATGGCGACACCAAGGCGACGTATGTGATCCACAACGACACCAGTGGTGAGGTGACGATCCGTGAGGTGGAGTACGACGTGGCGAAAACCTGTCAGGCCATCGTCGATGCCGGCCTGCCTGAGGTGTTCGCCTGGCGGCTGAGCCATGGTTTCGAATATGCCGAGCGGGCCGACGACGCCAGCCACGTGTGTGAGCGCTGATGGAACGCTGGGCTCTGGTCAGTGGACTGCGCGGTGATCTGGATCTCTATGAGCGGATTCAACGCGACCTCTCAACGCAACGGGGCGTCGAAAGTCTGTTCGTGCTGGGGGATCTGATCGGCCCTGAGCGCAACTGCGATGCCTTGCTGGAGCGATTGCGCCAGCCCAAACGCGGTGATCTCAAGCCCGACTGCATCTATGGATGGTGGGAGGAGCAGCTGCTGGCCGAACGGGGATACCGCGGTGATCAGAACGCACAGGTGCTGCGCCGGGAGCATGGCGACGATGCCGTCGACGCACTGCTCAAAGCTGTTGATGAACGCCATCTCCCGTGGCTTGCCTCCCTGCAGTTCGGCTTCATCGAACTGGATTGCGCCCTGATCCATGGCAGCTCCGCCGACATCGGCGATCGGCTGACAAGCGAAACGTCGCCTCTCATCCTTCTGGATCGCCTCACCCGGCTGGATGTGAACCGCCTGTTCACCGCCCGCAGCGGTCAACAGTTCCGCCTGGAACTGACCGGTGGTGCCATTCAATCGCATGTGAAAGACACAGCCGGCGAACAGCAGCAGGAACAGGCCGTTCCCAAACGCAGCGTGATCGGCATCGGCCAGGGAGCCGCCTTCTCGCTGTACGACCCCGCCACGGATCGACTCGACTTCATGAGAGCTGGAGACCCCTGCGTGACCCCGCGCCGGACTTGATGCGCAGATGAAGATCCCCGAAGCCTTCAACCCCCAGGTGCCGGAACAGATCCGGCAGGATCGACACATAGATGTCCGCCGAACAATGCGAGGGTCTGCCATCAACGCCGTTCTGACGGTGCCGACAGCTCTTTCACTTCTGTTCATCGCGCCGTTGCTGACCATCGGCCCGGCTCACGGCCACGGCAAAGGGATCTACGAAAGCCGGAGCGAGGCTAAGAAGCGCGCTGAAGAGATCGGCTGCTCCACGGTTCATCAGAACAACGGGAAGTGGATGCCCTGCGCGGATGAGCAGGAACTGCACCGGCAGTTGCGAAAGCACTAATGGATCACCGCAACACCTCCCGCCAGCGTCAGGCCCGCCGACTGCACCGGTGGGTCGTACCGATCGCCGCAGCTCCACTGCTGCTGACAGCGGCGACCGGTTCGCTCTACAGCCTTCTGCTGGAGATGAACATCGATGCCTTCTGGTTGCTCAAGATTCACACCGGAAACTTCGGCCCCTTGAATCTGCAGCCGGTCTACCCGGTGCTGCTCGGTGCCCTCACCATCATCGTGACCGGATCAGGTCTGCTGATGCTGCTCAGGCCTGCACGCTGAAATCCAGCACCAGATCCCCCACGTCATCCCGGCTGATCACAAAACCGAAGCCATCGACACGGCCTCTCCACTCACCGGCATCGCTGTCTCCCTCCAGTCCCGTCGACTCTTCCACGGTGTGTCCGAAGAGAACGGCAAAACAATGGGCCGCCACCTGGGCCGCCTGATCGGCATCCATGTCGTCGAGTTCATGGGCCTCCAACGGACCACCCTCCAGCAGCTCGGAGTCGATCACATTGCCTCTGCCGAGATCGGCCACCAGGGCCTGAAGCCCGTCTGGAGCCGTGATGTCACCCATGGGTCGTCGTCGTCAACGCCTTCATCATCCCCAACCCAGGGCCAGCGCCGCCGTCAGAGCCGTGTCGACACTGAGTAAGCGCTCCCCGAGATGCACCGGCCGGGCGATCACCGCCTGGGCCAGATCCAGTTCAAACGGCACGAAGCCTCCCTCGGGGCCGATCATCACCACCGCAGGCCCATCGGCCGCACTGCTCAGAGCCTGGGGCGATCCCATCTCGGCGATCAGGCAGGGACGACCGGAGCAGATCTCCACCAAACGGTCCTCGACGAAGGGACGAAACAATCTGTGCTGGTGCACCCGGGGCGCGACGGTGTCGCAGGAGCGCTCCATCCCAGCCAGCAGAGCCTCCTCGACCTTGTCGCCTGCCAGCAGGGGGGACTGCCAGAAGCTTTTCTCCACCCGGGCACTGTTGATCAGATGCAGATCCGACACCCCGAACTCCGCCACCGTGCGCAGAATCCGGCGCAGCATCTTCGGCCTTGGCAAGGCCAGAACGATCTCGAACCGATGGCGCCTCGGTGGTGGTTCGCGCGTCTGAACCGCAAGCTCGACCGTCGCAGCATCCATGGCCACCACCCGACCTGTGCCCAGAGCACCATCGCGGATGCCGACCCTGAGCGTGTCACCGAGGTTCGGTTTGAGGAGCTCAAGGATGTGAACCGCCCGCCGATCACGCAGCAGCACGGTGGTGTCATCCAGCCAGCAATCCTGGGGACCGAGGAGAATGACGTTCACCGCCTCAGCACCCGGCGCAGCGACGACCGCTCAGCAGTGCTCGAAGATTCCGACCTGAGACGGCGGCACTCCACCGGCGACTCTGTTGGCGCAATAGGCCGCATCCGCCTCCTGCATGGCCTCCCGATCCTCCTGGAACCAGCAGCCGTACATCAGATTCAGGATGCGATCCACATCGAGCTCCCGCTCAGCCACGTCCTGCCACAACCGACGACTGAGTTCCTCATCCGCCAGCTGGAACTGAGCACGAGCCAGGTTGCGTGCAGAGGAGAAATAGAGATCCTGCTCGTGATCCCTGGTGCTCTGATAGCGCAGGAGTGTGGTCTGGATGGCCTGGAGAAATGCCACGGGCAGCGTTGCCTGTTTGTTCAGCATGAGTAGCGAGCGCTACCAGAGCAATCGGTATTAACGCTGGTTGAAGAGAAGATCGATCCGGCCACCGTTGCTGATCACCCCCTGAACTGCAGGCCCAACGTGAGCAATCCCGCGGCAGCGATCCAGCTGCCGACCACCCGCAGAGAGATGCGGACCCACTCGCGGTGGCTGACGGAGGTCTGCGCACTCACCAGGGCGGCGAGCACCGAAAGAGCACTGACAACCCCGAGCAGATCAAGAGACAGTGGCCCCTCAAGGGCCATGGTGCTGCCATTGCCGAGGCCGAACAGCAGACCGCTGAGGGCGGACAGAACAGCAAGCCATCGCGGCTGCATACGCCACTGCAGTGCCACCAGACATCCGATCGCCGTGAACCAGAGGATGCTGATCGTTTCGAGGGAATCCCCAAGGGCCAGCACCTGTCCCAGGCATCCTCCGAGCCACCAGCTCAGGGGCAGCACCAGCAGCAGCATGCGCCCCCCAGCCTGCCCCTGCTGACCTGACAGCAGCGACAGGCCCAGCACCAGCAGCAGATCCGCCGGCGTGATCAACAGATGGGCGATGCCGTCATAGAACCCGCCGAAACCGGTTTCCATCAGGTGGGCGAACAAGGGCGACATCGGTCAGATCTGAAGCAGAAACCAGACACCACTGATGGTGATCGCAGCGCCGATCAGCTGCACCAGTCGGCGGCCCACAGGCCATCGACGCAGCTCACCCAGCAGGATGCCCACCAGATGCAGCAGCCCTGTGGCGGCGACAAACGCCAGGCTGAACAACAGAGCATTGGCTCCATCCGGCAGTTCACGGCCGTGCGCATAACCGTGGAACAAAGCGAACACCCCCACGAGGGCCAGCGCCACGCCAAGGGGAACACGCCGTTCCAGCGCCACCAGCAGCCCCAGCACCATGCCCGAGATCGCGATTCCAACTTCCACGCCGGGCAGAGGCAGTCCCAGCAATCCGATCAGACCACCGAGCGCCATCACCATCGGGAAAGCCACCGGCAGCAGCCAGATTGCCGGAGCGGCCAGCACCGCTCCCCAAAGGCCGACAGCAACCATCGCCACGACGTGATCGAGTCCGGTGACGGGATGCAGCAAGCCTGAGAGCAGGCTGCCGGCACCACCACTCTCCACATGCGCGCGGGCGGCGGGAGCGAGCGTGATCATCAAACCCAGCAGCAGGGCCATACGGCGGGTCATCGTCAACCTCCTGGCAGAAACAACGCGGTGGTGTGCTCAAGGGTCCAGAAGGCCCCGGCAACCCCCACCGCATAACCGGGAAGGCGCACTGCCCACTGGGGCCAGTGAATCTCGAGTTGTCGAAAGGAGCGCTTCAGAGCAAGCACCAGAAACACGAAGACGTCCTGGCCGATCTCGATGCCGATGTTGAACAGCAGCAGCGCCAGCAGCAGCTCGCCGCGGGGCAAGCCCAGATCAGCGAGACCGCTTGCGTAGCCGAAGCCGTGGATCAGACCGAACCCGAACGCCACCACCCAGGGACGACGGATGGTGAAGCTGCTTTGCCCCCGCCAGGTGCGGACCACCTCAACACCCATGAACAGAATCGACAGGGCGATGGCCGCATTGAGAGGCGGCGCCGGGACACGCATCACCCCGATCGCCGCCACCGACAACGTGACGCTGTTGGCGACCGTGAAGGCCGTGATTGTTTTGAACAACGTCCAGCCATCCCTGACGATCAGCAGCAACGCCAGCACGAAGAGCAGGTGATCCACACCGAGCAGGATGTGCTCGATACCCAGGCGCAGATAGGTGATGGCACTGGTCTGTTGCGCATCGCTGCTGATCGCTCCGATCAGCGCCTCCCCCTTCTCCGGTTGGATGAGGATGGTTTCCGGCCCTGATGAATCCAGGGACGTCACGCGCAGCAGCACCTCCGTGCCGACAGCGCGCAATCCGTCAATGCTCACGAGCCGTCCCTGGAGAGACGTCTCACAGGAGAGTTGCGCTGTGTACACCAGGGCGCGACGCTCCAGCCGTGCATCCAGACTGCCCTCGGTGGCGCAATCGTCAGGGAATCGAGGAGCCAGAGGCAACCTTGCACCGCGCTGCAGGGGCAGTTTCCAGATCACGTCATACACCTGGGGAGCTGTTTCCTCGAGTTCGAGGTAGCCGGGCATCAACTCATGACCCAACACCACGCCGGGCCAGAGGAAGCCGAAGCAAAGCAGCAGGGGCCAGATTCGACGGATCACGGAGTCAACTCCGGTCGACGCACGCTGTAGCCGTTCAACAAGCGCTCATAGGCATCATCCTGGTATCGGCGAAGCTTGTCTTGAAACCAGTCGCGAGTGACCTCTGCGCGGATGTCATCGAGCTCGGGAATCGCCCCCTTTGCAACAGACTCCACCCGAACCAGATGGCGACCGTAAGCCGATTCGATCGGCCCGGTCCATCGCCCCTGGGCCTGACTGAGCAGTGCATCCGTGAAGGTGGAGCCGAACAACGCGACGAGATCCTTGCGTGAGAGGTCGGTCCAGTTATCGGCGAGATCGATGGGGTCACCGAGGCCGTTGAGCTCCATCTCCTGGTCTTGATTGTTCAACAGCAGAAGCGCGGCCTGCGCATCGTCCGCAAGGGAATCACCGCGTTGTTGCGGATCAAAGAAGACATGGCGGAACGACACCACTGCATCGGTGCGGTATTGCTTGGAATTGGCGGTGAAGTAGGCCTCAAGCTCAGACTCTGCCGGCGCCTTGTTGGGGAACTGACTCTCATTCAGGAACTCCATCTTCTGTCGAAGACGCCTCCGGATGATTGTGTCGTTCTGATCAAGCCCGAGCTTCATCGCTTCGCGCACATAGACCTCGGTGCGGACTTCGTCATCGATCAGGGCCTGAAGCTCCTCCTTGGAGGGAGCACGCTGCCACGTGAGAGCGAATTGACTGACCATGCCCGACGCCTGATCGTCGGTGATCACAATCTCAGCAGCGATTGGTTGCTGAGATGGTCTCAACGCGGCATTGACGACAAACAGACTCGCTCCAATCAGTAGAAATTGAACAACAGGCTCCCGAAGCAAGGATCGCCATTGTTGAAACTTAGCCATAGAAATATTCAGGGCGGAGATCACTCCCCGCCCACATCTACAAGCGATCAGGACGGGTTATACCAGACAGGACTGGAGAAGGCTCTTTCCTGATGGCTGTAGGGCAGATCCTGAGGCATTTCTGCATAGTTATCGAATCTCTTCCGATCAAAGGCCAACCAGGTTGGAGTGGGAATTTCCAACACCCTCACGTAGTAGAAAGCTCTCTGGCTGGGATCAAAGTCGGGGTCGGTCCAGGAGCCGCTCAGTGACGCTGCCCCGATGTTGTTTTTGAAGGTGGCTTCTTTCTCGTCCACCGTGTTTCCGACGGACGGGATGGAGCCATCGTCGGCCTGAACTCTCTTGTCTGGGTCCGACCAGGTGACGTTGTAGATCTTTTCATCCGTGGTTCCGTCGGCCTTCAGCCAACCCTTGACCATCTGAATACGGTCAAGATTGGCTCCATCGGGATCTCTAAGCGCCTTGATCTGGAACGTTGGAGCCTTGCCTTCCGGTGCCTGACTCAGATCCCCACCCATCGGGACCCCCTTCAAACAGGCCGCTTTTGACCAGTTTTTAGCAGCAAGCTCACTGCCATCGAAATCGAAGCCTCCATACATCTGCACGGAAAGCAGCGTTCCAGTTGTGCCGAATACCTCCTTACGCTCCATGGCATCAAACAAACCTTCTCGGGTGTTTTCCGATGCCCAAACACCAGCGAGGCCCGAAGAGCCAATCTGGTAGTTGTACATATCGAAGGCCTTGTCCGTTGCGGATTGCAAGAGGAACTTTTTCCAGCGGTCCTTGGAAGGTTCTGAAGTGAACGCTTTTCCGAAGAAAGCGTCTTCATCGGTGGTGACCAGGGAGGTGTGGCTGTCCGTGGCACCGATCACACCGAACTTGAACGGGTTGACACCCTCAAGCTGATCCTGCAACTCAAGGCCCCTGCGCAGGCCAGGACGGACGTACTCATACCGCATCATCTCTTTTGTAGGAGCCTTGAATGCGCCGAGATTGGAGTTGTCCAACAACCAGAAATCGGCAAATTCATCATTGGGCGACAGCAGGGGATGGGCTTCGCTGTGGCCTTTGATCTGAGTGATTTCAAAGAGGGGCTCCCGCTTCTGCCTGCGGCGTGCGTAATCAGCATCGATCGGCTGATTGGTCTCCTGGTGACGCGGCAGGAACATCGTTCCGCTGGACAGGTTGCCGTTATGCGGAATGGCGATGGCACGTCCTCCGGTCTTGTTTTCATAGCCATCCATGAAGGTCCACAGATCCTCAACATCCTCCGAGTCGTAAGCCGAGAACGGAGTGATCTGTTCAGCACGATCCTTGCCATCACGGAGGATCACAACCCGGTGCAGGTTTCCACCGCCAGGCTGACTTGTCCATTCGAAGCCGACCAGTGCTGTGAAGACCCCTGGCTTGTTGTTGGCCTCAGCACTGTCGAGATTGGCCCCCCACTCACTCGCAGAGAACTCCTTGGGGAGCTTCTTGGAGGTTCCAAGGGCTACACCCCGGATGAACTCAGAAGCGGCCTCAACACCCTTCCCTTCTTTAACGAGATCATGAAGCCTCTTCCCGAAATCGTCATTGATCAAGCCCTCGTCGGAACGTTCAATGGCCTGCTGAAGGCCAATACTCTCGGCGTGATCAGCAACAACGATGAAATCATGCGGGCGTCGCAATTGAACTTCTTCGCCGATACTTGAGGTGACCTTCTTTCCTTGAGCGAATTCATACGCCACATCACGATCGAGTTTATTACCAAACATTCCGGCGTCTGGTGACGCACTGGTGTGGAGGTGTGTGTCGCCGAAATAAGGACGATCTCCCGCCAGGCATTCAGGGGACTGGTCTGCACTGACAACCTCAGCGCCATCCACCTTGCTGGTGTCGGAAGTGGATGTATCCACACTCGAGCAGGAGGCCAGCAGAGGCTGCAGAGCAAGAGCAGACGCTGCGACCAGCAGATGTACGCGCACAGGAACCTCTGTGTCATAAACATCCGTCTTGTAGCAGTTAACACTGACTGGGACCGGCGAACTGGGATGCAAAGGCAGCAAAAACATCCACAAACGCTTTAATTGGACCAAAATAGCGAGAATGATAATCATTCTTGCAGTCATGGTTCATCGTTTGTGCCTAGCTGCCAACTCTTTGAACTATCACTCAGGATGGAAAGGAGATCACCATCTCCAAGGCAGGACAACATCTGCATCGAGCTCATTCCTCCCAGCCCGGATGACATCTGCCGAATCAAGATGATTTCCTGGGGAGTGCGATCAACCGTGCCTTCATCACCATCAACGTGCAATGCCACACACCCGGTGTTGCAATTCCCCATGGAGCTGAGAAGATCACCACTGTTTCAACGGGCATGGCGTGGAACGGTTGGCCACCGCCTGGGCAATCTTTCAGGGTTTGCTGCTGGAAGCGATTCCGTTTCTGCTGCTTGGGGTGCTGATCGCCGGTCTGGCGCGCTGGCTGGTGCCTCAGAGCGCCTGGGTCAGCCGCTTGCCCAGCAACCCGTTGCTGGCTCCGATCACCGGCGCACTGATGGGATTCGCCCTGCCGGCCTGTGAATGCGGCAACGTTCCGGTGGCTCGCCGCCTGCTCGCCAGTGGTGCACCCCTGGGAACCGGCTTCGGCTTCCTGTTCGCTGCACCGGTGCTGAATCCGATTGTTCTGGCCAGCACCTGGGCTGCCTTTCCCGATCAACCCTGGCTGCTGATCGCCAGACCTGCCGGGGCGTTTCTGCTGGCGATCCTGCTGAGCCTGCTGCTGGCACAACTCCCCGAGTCGCAGCTGCTGGAAACGGCGTTGTTAAGCGAACGACGTCTCAGTCAGCCGCTGCGCAACCTGGACCTGTTGCAGCGGGGCAGCGGCCTGATCGGTACGCCGCTGCCAGCCAACGCGGCACCGAGAGCGCAGCGTCCGTCGCCGCGGGACGTGCTGGATCAGAGCAGTCGGGAGTTCCTGGATCTGCTCGCCCTGCTGGTGCTGGGATGCGTCATCGCCGCCGCCGTGCAGACCTGGTTGCCCCGCAGCTGGTTGCTGGAGATCGGTGGCGCCCCGACGGCCTCGATCCTGGCCCTGATGGTGCTGGCGGTGGTGGTGTCGGTGTGCTCAAGCGTGGATGCCTTTCTCGCCCTCGGTTTCGCCGCCCAGGTGACCCCGGGTGCGCTGCTGGCCTTCCTGCTGTTGGGACCGGTGGTTGAC encodes:
- a CDS encoding permease, whose translation is MERLATAWAIFQGLLLEAIPFLLLGVLIAGLARWLVPQSAWVSRLPSNPLLAPITGALMGFALPACECGNVPVARRLLASGAPLGTGFGFLFAAPVLNPIVLASTWAAFPDQPWLLIARPAGAFLLAILLSLLLAQLPESQLLETALLSERRLSQPLRNLDLLQRGSGLIGTPLPANAAPRAQRPSPRDVLDQSSREFLDLLALLVLGCVIAAAVQTWLPRSWLLEIGGAPTASILALMVLAVVVSVCSSVDAFLALGFAAQVTPGALLAFLLLGPVVDLKLAGLFTVLMRPRAIAITAVAASLGVLLIGQWVNLWQL